The Lytechinus pictus isolate F3 Inbred chromosome 5, Lp3.0, whole genome shotgun sequence DNA segment tcctctctttcgCAATTGCATGGTAATATATCCCCATTCtatgttttattgaaaaaaaatcaatttaactTATCAGCATAAGAACAAACAATAATGACGTTTTATTTACGATGGGTAGCCAATTCAGTTACCGGGTTCAGTTATGTAAATGGTTTCCAATCCAGGCAAAAAAGGGATTCTGAAtcacgatgttgatgatgatgttcatTGTTGTCAATCAGTTTCAGGTCACTCAGAACCCCTACGAATAcacaaatgatattttaatggatttttacCTGGCGGGTAATCAAACCCACAATTTCGATTTGATGAGATCTGAAATAAAAGTGACACGATATAGTGTATATTCTTTGACCCTGTTTATCTTTATTCTAGATTATAAACACATTATGATTATAACGAGACTCATATAGTAGAAATAACAAGCAGGGGTGGATCAAGGATtatccaaagggggggggcaaatttttcggaggaaaattttgacaagccaaaaataAAAGGGTTTTCAACCActaattaaggatatttcgtacccgaaaaaattagacaagcaaaaaaaaaaggtcttcaggggtcacacctctgttttaatggcttttttacattacaaattttaattttgcttctcaaaagggggcacgtgccccctgtgccactcccctggatccgcgcctgataaCAAGGTAATTGATGGTCCTATAtcataacatcatcatcacagcaTCCTATTCATAACTGTTAATGTAATATGTTTATTGCTTTGTTTTGACCAAGGTATTTCCCATGTATAGCTTAAAATCCATCAAATTGCCATCACGGATCGGGGGTGTTTATTATTACAATCGTGGTTTGTCTCTCTGAAgagttgatgaaaataaaaaaattattgagggAAATTATTTGCTTCACTAACATAGGCCTTATGCATATATACCACTGTCTTGACTGTCATCTAATATCATGGAATTCATCAGTGGCATAATGATATTAAAGATTTGAGGGGGACCAGCCATGGTGTACGGtgcaaaaaatgattttttgataCCAAAATCGtattttgtgaaagatttttacagattataataagaaattttaaaaatatcacacTTCACCCTTTCTCCTGTCCTttgcctttctttctccctctctccttttttcttggtcgtgaaacatTTGGGGAttcctgctccccccccccccgtctgtACGCCAGTCAAAAGTCAGAGGAACGCGTCATTAATAATTTAAACCAATTCGTAATTATTTAATTTGGAAGATAATTGTCGTCAAATTGCGATCATCAAGGAAGCGGCACTGTACAAGCTTCGATCAACAAGCTTAAACAAAATACACGATACAATATACAGCTTCCATGTATATTTAGATTATTTGATCATGTCCAAAATATGATTGGGTCTGTAATCAAAATATTGTCCAAATTTCACCAACCCGCACCTCTTACGGAGTACTAGTATTTCCGTTTCTTATAAAATGAACGTAATATCCGGGTGAACTTTctcatcatgatttgatttttCACCGGGTTATATACGTAGAGACTCGAGACTTTCATTAACTTATTCTGGAACTCCCTATCTAATAATGTTAAAGACAGTGTCTCTTTAAATTCATTCAAACGTAAACTCAAACTTATCCTGCTTCATTCCTATAATTCTTCGCAACGGAACTAACACTTCATTATCTTGATTATCATccttacattttttatttttattgttttatctattttcatCTTATATTGTCCacttatatcatattttgttaCTTCACCAGATCAAGCTGGTTTGTGGTCCGCCCTTCCCCATTCTGACTTTtcctcctttaaaaaaaatatttattatgttattatcttgtcttgtactgtcctgtctcttgttttttcttgtcttctatgtcttgtcattccctctctctttctggtTTTTCTTCTGTCTGTTATTGCGCAGCATATACTTCACAGcgaagacctctttgtgtgaaTAGCTTTGCATTTGTCAATGTTTGTTCAGTAATTATGTTTACATCatttacatcaatatgatttaGACCTTTTagttccttctcttttttctttcctgcatATATACGCATATATGAATAAGTCgactatattttcttcatttccaaggggatccacactttacaagctttgctttttagtggaccccctcatttccatttatgctcaatataatactgttttttgttttacaaagtaagaatgctcgtctgtaaaattgtacttgatttgtattactttatattactttgtattttgttttgaatggaaatggaataaagaattgaattgaattgaattaaattgaaattgaattatagTATAGGcttcatgatgatgattaaaacAATCCTATATGTGGCGCCGTATGTCGTCAAAGAAATCAGCTTACCGATGCATCATGAATTTAATTTCCACTCAAGTAGTTatgagctgaatattatagctCTCTTATTTTCTAGTCATACTGTTATTGTTGATGGTTATTCCAAGGTTGCCGCATGCTTGCGAATCCCTCTTTGGAAAATTATGAGCAATATTATTACCTTAAAGGTCAACTCCCCCTTAGAAAAtctttgatttgaatcattgaaTTATAGTATAGgcttcatgatgatgataatcctATATGTGGCGCCGTATATCGTCAAAGAAATCAGCTTACCGATGCATCATGAATTTAATTTCCACTCAAGTAGTTATGAGCTGAATAGTATACTAGTAGATCTCTTATTTTCTAGTCATACTGTTATTGTTGATGGAGTATTCCAAGGTTGCCGCATGCTTGCGAATCCCTCTTTGGAAAATTATGAGCAATATTATTACCTTAAAGGTCAACTCCCCCTTAGAAAatctttgatttgaatcaatgtagaaaaatccagcaagcataacgctgaaaatttcactaaaataggatgtaaaataagaaagttatgaaattttaaagtttcgcttatttttcacaaaatcgtATATTATGCACATTGTGGTCcgatgcaaatgagagagtcgatggtgGCCTTCActgactatttcttttgttttgattgattgaattatacaatattttaatttctacagatttgacaatagggcCTTGATTGAAccacataatgttaaacaatggtaattccacatgttcaggtaCGTAGGAATATAACTTTCTTCACATGGCAATGAAAGAAagctatttcatatttcatacaataacatacaaaagaaataatgtgtgagtgatgtcatcagtcccctcatttccatatcgaccaggatgtgctgttttgtgaaattaagcaaaattttaaaatgtcataaccttttgttttacatcccattttgatgaaattttcggttaTGCTTGctaaatttttctctttttaatcaaatcaactgtttgtttgggtggacttgtcctttaatgttctttcaaaaaatatataataatgacGGATCATGAAGTAGcccgaatatatatatataaatgatgcTAATTCTCAGTAAGGGCCAGAGGCTGCAGGCCAACTGGTTATAGTAGGTTCCGGGCCAAATTGTGAAACCAAACTGAAAAAATAGCAACACTCGCGGGAACATTGTCTTGTTAAAAATACtggcaaagaaaacaaaaacaaaattgatctaCAGGGGAaggcccaccccccccccccccgatccttGTCTTCAGCACCAAGCTCAGATTGTAGACATcgatttcaattgatttttgtctcacctgcatagcagagtgaaaCTATAGGctccgcttttccgacggcggcggcgtcaacaccaaatcttaaccgaaggttaagtttttgaaatgacagcataacttagaaagtatatagacccagttcatgaaacttggccataaggttgatcaagtattactgaacatcctgtctgagtttcaggttacatgaccaagctaaaaggtcatttagggctaatgaacttagaccatttTGGGgggatcatcatcaaaatcttaacctaaggttaagtttttgaaatgtcttcATAACTAATTTATTggtctatttcataaaaattggacataagagtaatcaagtatcactgaacatcctgtgcgcatttcaggtcacatgcccaaggtcaaaggtcaacgaactttggccataatgggagTATCTGTTGAATCACCACAACTTTGAAAggttatggatctgattcatgaaacttggacataagagtaatcaagtatctttgaacattccgtccgagtttcaggtcacttgaccaaggtcaaaggtcatttaaggtcaatgaactttggctatttTAGAGGTGATTATTAGaatgctgtcataactttcaaagtttatagatatagtgtataaaatgtggatttaggggtaatcaagtatcactgacaagttttaggtcacatgatcaaggtcaaatgtcaatgaacatagtattgtatcattattttatgaatggtgttttttgtgaataatgatattatagtagttttcaaagtcagcactgctgctatattgaatagcgtgatgcaggtgagaccgccagaggcattccacttgttattataATGGATTTGTTAAAATGGTGACATCAAGAAATTCTGTATCTGGCATATCAATGACTATAATATGACGACACAGTAGGTAAAACCCCAATTTTTTTAAGAGAGAGACTTGTGGTGACTAAATCCCAGATGCGGTAAAATAAGGTGCAGGCTGTACACACAACGGTATTTTGTGGATTTTATATTTCGGTTAAAGACTtcctcaatttatttttattccgcCTCCTATATGCCCGATTTCGATGAATATAGCATAGATTTATATCCTCTTGACGCCTACAAACTGTTTGATTTATGGACATTTTCTCCCGGCATTTTCTTAAGTCTGGAGGTATGGTATTTAAACACGTAGACAGTGTAAATAGACAtaattactgtacatgtataaacggTGATAGTCATCTCACCTTACAATTACTGTTCGCCATCAACCATGTAATTTCACCTTATGTTTTcccttgttgttgttgctgttgtgaTACATGTATTCAGATGAATCATTTATAATGATTGATGTTACCTTTGTAtacttttatattattttttatacagggatAAATAAGGACAggttataatgaaatgaattcatTTCGACACTTTATATTATTTACCTACGTTTTTCCATTTTGCAGCAGTCGCTGTTTGGGTTTCCATTCTTCTTGAGACATGGTGAACAATTAAGACAAAGACAAGAGTTGTGAGCGAAGGAAACAATTCGATTGCCTATATTCACTCCATGGTTACATAATTAAGATGCTAATTTCTTAACGAAACTGCATCCGATTCGACGATGGTATGTCAATATTAAAGATAATTCATACAATAGACTGTCCAGTCTGTGTTGATGGTATGGATGCAACATAATTACATCTATTATTTGTGTATTCATACTGTCATTAATTAGGTCGGCATAATTGCATTATTCAGCGAAGTTGTTTATAGAGATTGACTGTAATTTCCCCCAAATCACTCACTTTTGATTGTTTCTATTTTACCTTTATTCAGTGCATGAGGGATAAAGAATATGGTTGCAAATGACTTTGGGTcatgtaaatatgatttaataTTTGATGTTCACGCATGTTTTACAAGCCTGTCCCCGGCCCTTTACATTGTGTAATATTTCGTCTGTCTGTTCGTTGTCTTTCCACGAACAATCCAGGAAGAACGGGTTACTAATATTCTGTTACAAAATTGCGTTTTTGGTTAATAATCATCAAGGTTAAATACAAACAATGGttgctttaatttgttttctaaGAGTGTTTTCATTATGTGTAACCACGTTTGAATAACGTAGCCTGTACACCACCGGGATTATTATCAACTCTTACAAGGAGAGAGTCAGGCCGGGGCGACCCCCTCCTCTCCCCGCCTATGTCTTTGCAAGTTGAGAaaagaaagttataaaaaaagaagagtaaaataaagaaaagtggAGAAAAACCAGGTGTTTCTTTTATGACAAGGCAGTTATAcatgttttcacaatttataaTTATGATGCATGAAATGTTTGCCCAatcattagaatgagcaaaaatacatgttttggGGGTACGGGTATATTAACAAAGACCAATGTTCGCATCTAGTGTTCTCGACATTCAAATACTCATTACATTTTACTCTAACATTCGTCGAtcttattctttcatttttctgattTATACAAGCTGTTACACTGGTTTCATTATCCTTTAACTATTCTTCCTCGTTACACCCATCCTATACTGATCAATCAAAGTAGTGTACATCTTGTTTAAAATGTCGTTAGGAAACAACACACTTTCATTCGTGATTCATTGTTCGATGGCGTCAGATAAATACTCGTGAATCTAATCAGAAATGATCGAATAGTGGGGCTTCGTTCGGTTGGTAATCATTGCTATCAAATCGATTAAGGCAAGCAGTGTCGAATCCATTTAGCTCTTCGATCGTGTTAGATTTGTTTCTAAAAGCATAAAGAGAAAATTTCTGAAGAAACGAGATAATTTTGCTTGCTGTAATAGctcacttcttcttctttttcttcttcttttcttcttctttttcttcttctttttcttttcttcttcttcttcttctttctcttcttttcttcttcttcttctttctcttcttcttcttcctcttcattATGTTCTCCTCTCTTCTTTCGAAGAGCCTTATCAaaacaaccaggtctgaaaTTAACTCCACATGTTTATGCGCTTCTTTATAATAGGGAATTGGGAGACACCAATACCATTCAATGtattacaaaattgaaatgatatAAAGCAATTTTCTTTGTATAAAGTTGATTGCATTTTTAACAGAATTCCACATTTCATATGTTAGGTGTCTTCGTTGTAATTGTATGCAAAATATAGAttgttaaaagaaataaataaaacgtcATGTAGTTTCCTCCAAGAAGTTTTATTTAATTCCCAGAATGCGGCTACTGCttacaaagaaaattatttttatgagTTATTAAATCTGTATGcaataatataaaacaaaagacATTACTTACAATATCACATTGAAGTAAAATATGTTCTTTATTCCAGATAAGAAAGCAATAACAATTATGTATATGAACACCATAACGGTAATTTCTCGAAGTAAAGACATGAAGTCTTTCAGTATTATtaacatgatgtacatgtatactataaACAATAATGTATAATATACACTACAAACCGGTTTTCATGTATCATCAGTTCTTCGAACGCAACAATAAACGtgtttagttttttttcttttttaagcaggtatttctgcattcattaataaatcaaaattacaaatttataacaattatataacatcaaacatacataatgatCAAATTACAAAGGTGACAATAATCGTAGTTAAGTAAATATagacataattcatgtaaacaataacaaataactttaaaatgcaGAGGCCAGCTATCGTAAGCTGAAAGCTTGAAATAATAGCAGCCAGGGGATTTTTGTACGTCGATAAGCTTCAGTATGACAGTATTTAATGCttcatattttatcatattttgttaTACCATGTATTCATTCACACTTATATCATCCCTGTTTAAAGACTACATAAATatcttttataaattattaaaaaacacgCTAATTAATCGTCGCAATAACGTTCATTTTATGTTTTGCAATGAACCGACGCAATGTAAcgagaatgaaaaagaatgcaATTATACTGACTTCTTATGAGAAGTGAAAACGAATTGAAcgaatcaatattgaaataatcATCCCCGCCACTTTACCAAGTTCTCAATATCCCAACGTGGATGCCACCCAATAATGATAAATCTACATGATTGTATGCACAAGTAAAGTATATCTTATGTCCGTCACATATGGCCGTCCTGGGACCGGATACAGAGAGGCACACAGTAGTCATAGTTGATGGCAACATCTCCGTATactctcttgaaaaaaaaaaaataattgggtAGAACGTTGGTATTATGTATCCAAAGTTTGGCAATTATCTTGTCTAAGTAccaatttaattattttgagTGAAAAATCaaaaacatatataatatattgctCTACCGTTGGTTATACTCCTACAACAACCTGTGGCAATTATGCAGGATTTTAAATACGACTAAGGGTCCTTTCTTGTGCTTAATGAGATTGATATtatgttttccccttttttgaTATCATGATGAGAGTGTATTTCCAATAATTATAAACCATATCAAACTTtgataaatattgaattattcattaatatgTGCTTGtttaaaatgattattttactcTACAAAGATTGATATCAACGTTAGTTGACCGTGTTGATGGGAATGAGAATGATTTGTAATctcatttaaaatgaaatgttacaTCAGTAATTGAAAGGTTAGAGGAGTCACAACCTTTTCCAAATGTTATATCCAACCTTGCATGAAGCTGTATCCAACAACTTAAAACTGGTAAATGCAACAATTagaaaaggttgtcactcctacaaattttcaaatgtttattcaacattttttttcgagTGTAAGGTCGGTAGTATTATATACGATCATCTGCATGAAACACTATGGCCAATATACATGTGTACCGATCAAATTCTATCCTGTTAATTATATGAACGTATCTGTAAGGCCTCTTTTTTGTTTATCTTATTCTACAAGATAATATCGACATAATGGAATGGAAACCCATGCCTTTTTATAAGTGTATGTTTAGGGTAAACTTTATTTACTAAGTTCAACATTGCAACATCCAGGATGCGAGATCTTGTAATGGCATAATTTGTTTACTTACGGTTAAGAAGTCTGAAACACTATATTATTTCGTTTGATTCTAAAATGAGGTAAACGATTTGCAACATAAGTTCAGGAATAAATCCCAGCTGTTTGATAGGCAGCattaataaattttaaaaaatcatgaggACCCAACGTTGCTTAAGAGCTGATAAAACAAATTGACCACCCCATCAACGGGAATACAATTTCCATGATAGAGAGTCTTGTTCATCCACCATGTTTGTATCGTTTATgattgttagaaaaaaaaagtttaatagaGATTGAGAATGATGGATTCCCAGAAAGAAAAACTAATAACCAACCTACACTGAAAGAATTTCTGGAACAAAGGGATACTTTACgaaagaaaataatcatatagAAAGCAAATAAATTACCATTATCCTCTAATGCTTTCGGcttttccatttcattcatcACATCGGAGAATGTCTCTCAATCCATACTAATTGAAATTCATTTATCACATATAATACatctttcattaattttttctcGGTTTCTTCCAAACATCTTAAGCTTTTCCTTTCAAACATTAATGCATGTGAATTTGGTTTTGTCCAAAGACGTCTGTATCACCAAGATCACACAGCGAAGTCACACTTCCCTTATTTAATGTTAAGCTATAACTATCACCAAAGACAATGAAAGACTTCAGTATAAGCAAGGGTACATCAATGTTTTAAAACATATGTCTTCAATAAATCAGTCACGTGACTGTACTCTGATAATGTACGTCATGCTGAAGGACTGCAACATAATcatgaataatcatgataatgctgTACGATTTACatgtctttcatttttttaatcatcattcaaaatgtTAATTACATTATGTAGGTTATCCTTTACAATATAATtatgctaaagccggggtaatagtatgcagcgcttagaaacatttgtattaagcgctatataaatgttgcatattattatcataattaaacTATTAATGCCACGTGATTGGTCAAAGTTGATTTGGATTACAATAAAATTACAACACAAATACAATCACTTAAATAGGTTCTTAAGTTGTTTTACGTCCCAAGTTTAAGAGTTTCTTTAATGTCGGTGAAGGCTTTGGAATGTCTGCATACCTACAGCAGAAAACACATCGGATGACAACTTTAAATGTAGGATGTTTGAAGGAATATATAATTGGATTGATGCAAGCATTGGCCATAAGGAGTATCCCGGTAAATATAGATAGGGACAGACCTTCAGGTAACAGCAAGGAGATACTGTAAGGTGCGATGCACAggaaaaatgatacaatgacCATTAAAAGGTTCTTGGTGATCTCCACCTCTCGTCTGTTGACTACAGTCTGGATACCTGATGTCTTTCGTCCTTCTGTAATGTTAGAACTTACTGCATTATGACTTTTATGAGGTACCGAGGAAGGGGTAGAGGGTAGTTGGGTCTCAGTTTGATCTGCGCTAGTAGAGTCATTCTCCATCCCGACGTTTCCTTCACTTGGTGATCTATGAGAGAGCATGGCACGGTGATGCTTCttgatgaaaagaaatattCGGACGTAGCagacgacgatgatgacgaaCGATACGCTGAATGTCAGCCCTACGATGATGTCGTTGACTTCAGAGAGTTCGTGTTCGTCATCCCATGAACAGATACGATAGGATTCCGAATAACCTAACTTCCCGATATCAACTATCGGTAGGACAGCGAACATTATGAAAGTGTATAGGTAGGTTGAGGACACCATGAGAAAAAGGTTACGAGGTTTATAGAATCGTCGACAAGTGCTACGAGGTCTGGTGATGACGAAATATCTGTTGATGGCGATTAGAACGAGTAGCAGAACACTAGCCCCAAAGCAGATACTTGTTATACCACCAATAGAGGCACATAGCCAGTCTGGTAAGGGCCAGCCATCTGTTGAAGTTAAAGCAAACGTCTGAAATGGTAGTGTAATACAGACCAAGAGATCAGTCACACTAAGAGCTATAATGAACACATTGGTTGCTGTTTGTAACTTTCGACAGAACACAACACTCATGATAACTAATGAATTTCCAACGATTCCCAACAACGCTATGACATTCAGGAACACACTCATCACAAGAGCTTCTGCATCCGATACAAGCTGTTTTTTCGTTGTCGCAATCGTTGTCATATTCATAGTCATATCATATGAAGATCCGTTCCATTCGGTATATTCCATTGTCTCTGACACAAACGACGTCGATGTTGAGAGCGTTGTCGACATTGTCGAAGAGTCATTCATTGCTGTCATTGCTGTAGTCATCTTTGACAGTCATGTGTTATAATTATCTGACATTAATGTAACCACCACTTCTTGATTCAGATATGATTACGATCCAACCAACTTCACGCAGTCAAACTTTTCCGTGCAATGATCAAGACTCGAAAGGGTTTGTAGTTGTTCAATGGAGCACATCCGGGTTCACAAATTTCCCCTCAAAGTTCCGCTTATGTATGGATTCGGTGTATGAAATAATTCCATTCAATTCGGTATTATACCTTCCGTCCGAGCCGACcttcaataattattttttaaccatATTTGGATATGTGAGTCACACACAATTAGAATTCATAAAATAAACATCCCGAATAATACAAACCCAGTTTCAATTTCTCTGGTAATCGCTCTTTGAGCACCactttgattgtattttttcccATCTGTTCCCAGTCCCATAAAGTCAATACTATTCTGAGTGAAGAAGAGCAAATAAAACGCATGCCAATATGAAGCTAGTATATATAAAATAGGACACcagttgaataaaataatgaacagAAGTAACAGGTAGAATAGCCTTCCAATGACCTTATTAATCTCTCTCAATCAATTTTGATTCCTACTGTTGATGAACTTTTAAAGGCATATTAAAAGTTGAATAGGTTAACTTGTCGCTTCCGATACTAATGGCAACTCAAGTATAGATGAATATGTCTGCACCACAAGattggagagagagaaaatatcCATAGGCTAAAATTCGGCCGATCGAGCTTCTCTTTAAATATATTCATCTACCGAAACAGTTCAGTACAAAGAGCGATTTAAGTCGATGGATTTTGTTGATCTAGTTACAAGGGATGAACCACTTCCTCACTTTCCCTCATATAACAATGGTTTAAGTAACGTGTGATCTCCAACAAGTATATAACAATATAGCCTaggcctttgaagtttaaaacTCGTCCGGAACTACACTTCCAAAGCGGAAACTTGGAGAGATATATGAGCTCCTATAACAGCCATTTTACCACTCTGTCTGAATTCCTTTCCTTCCTGTCGTATTACTATGAGTTTATAATTTCGATTTCGAAGATGATGAGACCTCCTTCGAGAAATGTTACTTTATATTTGATAggattttaaaacaaatcattATGAACAGGTTAATTCGGCCCGGTGCGAAGGTATCAAATATATCCACCGAGAGCGCGAACTCTAACTAACTCTTGTCTATCTCAAACAAATGCTGGTAGAAATCGGATCCAAGAATTG contains these protein-coding regions:
- the LOC129260614 gene encoding G-protein coupled receptor moody-like; this encodes MTTAMTAMNDSSTMSTTLSTSTSFVSETMEYTEWNGSSYDMTMNMTTIATTKKQLVSDAEALVMSVFLNVIALLGIVGNSLVIMSVVFCRKLQTATNVFIIALSVTDLLVCITLPFQTFALTSTDGWPLPDWLCASIGGITSICFGASVLLLVLIAINRYFVITRPRSTCRRFYKPRNLFLMVSSTYLYTFIMFAVLPIVDIGKLGYSESYRICSWDDEHELSEVNDIIVGLTFSVSFVIIVVCYVRIFLFIKKHHRAMLSHRSPSEGNVGMENDSTSADQTETQLPSTPSSVPHKSHNAVSSNITEGRKTSGIQTVVNRREVEITKNLLMVIVSFFLCIAPYSISLLLPEGLSLSIFTGILLMANACINPIIYSFKHPTFKVVIRCVFCCRYADIPKPSPTLKKLLNLGRKTT